The segment TGCTCTTCTACCTCTACTGCACCGTCCGGGACATCGAGGTGCATGTCGGCAAGTGCATTTCCGGCAAGGGAGGCAGGAATGTCACCGTTCACGCCGCAAAGTTCCTGACCGATGGCAATGAATCGGCGGTCAGGAGCGGCGTCAAGCAGCTGAGCCAATCTCTCGGCATCTTCCGGTTCGTCTGGGAGGCGGCAAATACTGACAGTGACGATGCTGCCATTGACAATGGCAACGATGCCATCGTTAAGAAAAAGAATGGCGAGGATGAAAAAGGTGTGCTGGAGCTGCCTCTGGGGCTTTGGTGTTGAAGAGAAGGCAGTGACATACAGAGGGGATGTGTTCCACGTGCATCGGATCCAACTGCCCTGAATTTCCATTTCTGCAACATCTTGTGTAAAGTCCAGCCATGTAGACTCGACTGATCAGTTTTTTAGGAAGGACTCAAATGATCATTTAAGAGACAAAACATATACAGGTGCAATTGAAATGCTACTCTTTTTCACTAGAACTCTTCTTTGAGTTTGTACAACGGCGATGCAACTGCATCCTGAGTGAAAGGTACATACAGAAAGGgcgaaacaaaaaaaaaggggtCCCTTTGTTCTTCTAACAACATAATTTATGGAACACTTATCCTTCCTGTATACAAAGTATTACTTTTTTAGAATCTCTATAATCTTCTTGGAGAATCAAAAGTTTGTGTTTTCAGCTGAGAGATTTCAAGCCATGGGTCTGTGAGATTGTTGCTTGCTCGCGTCGGATAGAGTGCATAGTTGATATGACAGTTGTTGGCTGCTCCAGCTGAATAGGCTGGGTGAGGAGGCGATGGCAAGCAACTTCGATTGGACTGCTTGTACTGCCGTAGTGGACTAGAGCAAGGAGAGACAGGCAGGGACATGTTCATCCGAACATTGGAGGTGTTGCTGGACAAAACAGTATCTGTTAGACAATGGAAGAGATGTAATATGTGAGAACTCTGACAAAAAGAAAACATCAACATACATGGCAGAGATCCTGCGATTTGATGTCGAAGGAATGGAAGATGTTGGTCCTGGCAAGTTTCTTATGCCAATATCAGGATCTCTTAGAGGAGATAAGCTTCTGTATGATGGAACTGCGATGTTTGTCTGTACCTAAAAAAAGCATAGTGGTAAGAAATCACCAAAGGATATGGCATCCAAACTTGATAACCGATATGACAGATCGTAATCATGTTTACTTATATTTATACATGCATATCTTTTCATCTAGCTCTAATACAGAGCCACAAGCAGATTTCATAACGGAGTCGCTATTTGATAGTATTAGTCATAGACTCATAGGCAGTATGTGGAAGTTGTACCGTGCTGTTTTTGCCATCGGTGGAAGTTGGAAACATATCCCTTGTCATGCCAGACCTGGAACTCCTAGCTGTAGCATGGTCCTTGACAAAAGGATGATCCATCAGCTGAGCAGCTGTAGGGCGGGCAACCGGATCACGCTGCAAACAGAGTTTCAGAAAGCTTTTTGCCTCAGAAGAAAGATGATCTGGGATATCCGGTATGTCTTTGCTGTTCCCAATTTTGAATATTGCAGCCACCTGTGAAATCAATCCAAACCTTAGCAGAGAATTAATGAAGGAACAGGCATCATAACCATGTAAAAATCTCCCGGTACCTCAGTAACTTACCCCTTCGTACTGATTCCAAGGAGGTTTTGCAGTTGCCATCTCAAGAATGGTGCAACCAAGGCTCCAAATGTCCACTGAAAGACTGTAACCATTGCTATTCATAATAACCTGAAAATTTCCgacaagaaaaaaatgaaatacaTCGTTTATTGTTCAACTCACTAGAGAGCAATAAACAAGAAATTTCAAGTTCAGTAGCCTCACCTCTGGAGCCATCCAGTAAGGGCTCCCTTTGAAGGATTTGATAGATGTGTATGCTGATATCTGTGTAAATATAACAAATGgttaataaaaagatactatGTGAAGATAAGGGAGGTAGTTACCTATTTAATTGTGAGATGATTCACAGTACTTACATGCTTGGCCATACCGAAATCAGCAAGTTTGATGTCACCATTAGGATCTACAAGTATATTTGCCCCTTTGATATCCCTGTCAGAAAAGGTAAACTTTCATCCATAAGTACGAGTGACGTGGGGTTCTATGGAAGAGGAAAAGGCAACTGAATCTTCTCAATAATGATGTAAATGACTGCCAAATACCTATGCACGGTATTCCGCCCATGCAAGTATGCAAGGCCAGAAAGGATTTGTGCCGTGTAATTACGAAGGACTGCCTCCCCGAATGGACCGTATTCTTGAAGCAACTTATGGATAGAGCCCCCAGAAACATACTCGAGATAGACCGAGAGTGTCTCATTAGACTGCATTGCAGTATGAAGCACACTCAGATAAAGTTGTAAAGTAGCTAACGGAATAGAACTTCCATAATTTACGATACAATGTTTTTGCTGGAAATATATGCTCATGATTAATCTGACTATTGTATCAATGCTTaattttcaggtatttattgtAGTTCTTAGAAGATTTGTGGTAACTTATTATGTAATCATAGAAGATCATTGCAAGGATTGTAATTACCAAATCGCTGCCATAGTACTGCACAATGTTTCGATGTGACAGCTGACTCAACAGCACAATTTCCTGTACATACGAACAAGTATCAGTATCAGTGAAATAAAAtttcttctacaagtttgattcTGGCATCTGGCATATCCAATATTTTAATGTTATAATACCTGATTTAGCTGCCTGAGACACTCTTTTGAGTTAGAATCATCAGAAATAACCTTAACCTCTTTAATTGCACACATTTGACCGCCTTCACTGCATAACATACATTTTGAATAATAACTCAGTATAATAGAAAAAACAAATATTCATCTTCTGAAGAATGTTAGAAAAATACAGTGCTTCAAAGTCAAACTAAGCACCTGTTGAATCCAAGGTATACTTGCCCAAACGTTCCACTACCTAGCAACTTCCCCTTCTTCCACTGTAGAGAACGGGAAGACGAGCATGGGGAGcctggaggaagaggaagaggttgagGTGAGCTTGCACTTCGTGAATCATCCTGCCATGCAGTTGTTGATCCTGGGCATTGCCCAAATGTTCTTGACCCCACAGGGGAGGTTGAATAGTGATGTCCTCTTGAGCTAGGAGGTGAGCTCGGCATCGGTGTACTGAACACAATTTCTGTTGATTTCCGACCATGGCAGTACGTAGTTCCATTATTTGCAAGATCCAGATTATTAAGATGAAAGTCTTTCCTTGGAGAAACTGAAGTTTCAGACAATCGGGGATGCTCCAAAGGCTGATTATTCGTGAAAATTCGCCCTTCTGCTAACACATGGCTTTGTTTCCGAGAGTCGATTGCTATTGTTCTGACCGGAAGCATGCTGCTTGCATCTGACAGCCTATAAGGTAAGACACAACAAGCAGGTTTCAGTTGAAATGCACATCTCAGGTATCAACTTTTTTCAGTGTAGAAGAACTCCAATTATTTCCTAATACAAGTACTGTCTCCAAAAATGGATTATCTGTGTAAGCATGCAacaatatctaaaactaaaaaaatggattagtttattaaaataaaaaatatgcctTCAAAAATGGAAAACGGGATGAGATCACCAAATGCTTGGATTAAAAGAATTGATTGGAATTAACAAAAATATCCATTTCGCCCAAATGTGAGAAGGAGATGAATCAACGAGGATCAATTCAGAAGCAATGACCAACAAAAGATACTAGTACACATAATTAGTCAACAGGCTTGTAGAATCCGAGAACTAATTTTACCAATTCCATAACCAGCCACAGAACCACTAATTAACATACGAATCTATAAATTTCAGAAGGCAAATAGTTAACACCGCTCTTAACTGAACATACCGTGGCTAGTGATTGAAAACTCAGCTGAGAAACATGGAAATTGCCCCCAACTAAAAGTTTGTCAACCAAAGCAAGAATCAAATATTTAAAACtttgaaaagaaaacaaatctTGACACTTCCCCCCGAATTCCATAAAAAAAAGGGCGCccaaaaaacaaaatgaaggaACCAGATGACCAGATTTTGACGCCGTCCACGCCAGAAAAAATTCAGCAGGAAACGGCGCATTTGCCCCTGAAAACGAACACTTTACACCGAATTCAGCACGAGAACAGCACCAAACAGCACAACTTTAGCTTCCCCGTGAACCAACCAACCACCGAAACCACCAGACCAACTGCTCTGCCGTGTGCCATCCGTGTCTCACCTGTAAATTCCAAGATCCGGCGGCTCGTCGGAGGCCGCCGAGGACCCCAGCGACGAGCTGCCCCCGCTGGACGCCGAGGCGGAGGCCGAGGCGGAAGCTGACGCGGAGGGCAGCGGCCCCGGCACGGACGCCGGCCGTGGCAGCGGGTGCCCCACCACCGCcgcagcctgctgctgctgcttcccgCGGGCCCCCTTCCCGAGGAGCGCCTCGTCGAAGCTGGTCGCCTTCATCTtgcccttctccttctcctccccgaCAGCGGCCGCCGGAATTGAGCCGGCGTCGACCGCCGCCGCGCCCTTGCTCTTGCTCCTACCCTTGCCCTTCCACCACGTCGGCATCCTGCCTCTCCACGGtgcccagagagagagagagagagagagagacagagtgGGAGGCGTACACgcgggagaggagaggggagggggactCTTGAGCAAGCTGTAACGACCGGGGCCGCCGTTGCGGGGCCCGCCTGGCAGCCAGTACCGAGTACCCATCTCCCCTGTGCGCGTAGCAGCACGGGGCAAGTGTCGCCCGTAGCACACGTAGCAGTGCGTGCCCCGGCGCTGGTGATGGGTCCACGTGCTACGCCAGCTTTGGCTGGAGCGCGGGGCCAGCGTAGGTGCGGGTGGCTGGCTTGTGGAGCCAGGCTGCATGTCGGACCCACCTGCGAGGCGGGGGCGGACGCGTGTTAGCGCGCTGCGTGTGTGGTGCGGGAGTGGAGGAGGACAACTGGAGTGGTAGGCTGACGTGTCCGGCGGGTCGCGGCGGCGCTGGGTTGGCTGCTAAGCACACAGGCGCAGCAGCGGAGTGGTTATCGGCTCCGTGCCAACACACTAGTGGAGTGCTAGGTATATAACCGAGCTCTAACGTTTATATATTAAGattatattttataataaaatagtCTAAGTTATTATTTTAgtataaaatagaaataagatgATTTATTTAAATACTCTTTATGTATCTACAACTCTAGTTCTATAAATTTCTGAAATTAAGAATAcctaattctaaaaaattttagaGCTAAAGCTTAAAAAAGGGCCTATATATCTCATTTCGTCTTTTATCTTTCATCTGCGATTAAAAATTCGGAATTGTTCGCTATCGACTTTTCGTATTTAAGAGTACTAATGGTGATGGATGATTGATAAGGAAACGCCTGGTGATTAGCGATAAGTAGTCGCCGTTGCATTTCGTTCTTTCTTCGGATATCAGAAAATGAAGGCACAGGTTGCAAGGTTCATGCACGCGGGCAGTCGCGTCGCGGCTGCCTTCGCTTGGCGGTTGGTTCGCGTCGCCTTTTCCCTACCCGTCGCATCCGCACCGCACGCCACCGGCCCGCTGGCCCACACCGTTGTTTCTCGCCTCGTTTTCCTCAATCACCGTCACATGGGAAATATGCGTATGGCCGTCGTCCCCATCGCCGGCCCTACCTCATGGGTTCGGTGCCACCAGGGCCGCCCGGGGAGCTTGCCTCGGATCCCAACGTGCTACGCTAGAGGTGTTCGGTTGATCTGACTTCTGAGCAACCTTGCAACCGCACCGTATCTCTCTAAATTTGGTTtatagatttgtatttcaaagtatttttaatatgatattaattttatattaattgACAATATActataagaaaaataaactatcacaatttactttttataattttttcgaaataaaatatgtcttacatcttttatattatttatttttaccgAGCCTCTTTAGTCAGAGGCTTCTGGAGCTGTTTACATAAGGTGGGTGCGGAGACAAGGGATCGAACCCCGTCAGCTTCGACTCGTCCATAAGTTTCGTCACTAAAACTATCATGCCCTCCGCAATACTTCTTTGAAAGGAGAGAGTAGTTTCTAGCGTTCGAAACAAGGTTTTAGCCTGCCCGGGAGCGGGAGTAGTTGTCTTGGTCCATAGTGAGTGGCACACTTGCTGCCGTCGTTGTTCCACCATGATGCCACCTAGCTACTCCACCTAGTGGCACACTCTGCCATTAGCACACTCGTATAGGTGCCTGCCTACCAGCTCTAGCTAGCCATCCTTGGCCGCCATCATTTCGAACTAATGGCTTGTTACCCTTGGCTCAAGGTCAATTGCACGCTATGTAATGGTGTTGGTTAAGTCGATGATGCCAGCTTACCTGAGGCATCTGACAATGTTGATACCTCCCTCTAAAAGGCTTGTGGAGAGCCTTTGAACCAATGGCGATTCTTGTTAGTTGTATAATCAAATCACTGTCCATATCGCCTTCTGGGTAAAAATACCACCTATGGGCCTCCTTCGCCATCAATTGCAGTGGCGTCAATATATTACGAACAGTATTAGAAAACGACAATGGCACATTATGCGCTGAAACCATCTCGAGTTGTATTCTTAGCTACCCAACACATTATTCATTACTAATAATTaatctttttctcttgtgaaCTTGTAATTGCTCGTGAATTCTTTTTTTGTTGCTTATAATAAACGAGTGAATAAGCAAAATAATGGAGTAACAGAGGTCCATATGCAAGGCAAGAAAATCCTTAGAGGAAAATCAaactagaaaattataaaaatacca is part of the Phragmites australis chromosome 12, lpPhrAust1.1, whole genome shotgun sequence genome and harbors:
- the LOC133886643 gene encoding mitogen-activated protein kinase kinase kinase 3-like isoform X2, with the translated sequence MPTWWKGKGRSKSKGAAAVDAGSIPAAAVGEEKEKGKMKATSFDEALLGKGARGKQQQQAAAVVGHPLPRPASVPGPLPSASASASASASASSGGSSSLGSSAASDEPPDLGIYRLSDASSMLPVRTIAIDSRKQSHVLAEGRIFTNNQPLEHPRLSETSVSPRKDFHLNNLDLANNGTTYCHGRKSTEIVFSTPMPSSPPSSRGHHYSTSPVGSRTFGQCPGSTTAWQDDSRSASSPQPLPLPPGSPCSSSRSLQWKKGKLLGSGTFGQVYLGFNSEGGQMCAIKEVKVISDDSNSKECLRQLNQEIVLLSQLSHRNIVQYYGSDLSNETLSVYLEYVSGGSIHKLLQEYGPFGEAVLRNYTAQILSGLAYLHGRNTVHRDIKGANILVDPNGDIKLADFGMAKHISAYTSIKSFKGSPYWMAPEVIMNSNGYSLSVDIWSLGCTILEMATAKPPWNQYEGVAAIFKIGNSKDIPDIPDHLSSEAKSFLKLCLQRDPVARPTAAQLMDHPFVKDHATARSSRSGMTRDMFPTSTDGKNSTTNIAVPSYRSLSPLRDPDIGIRNLPGPTSSIPSTSNRRISAINTSNVRMNMSLPVSPCSSPLRQYKQSNRSCLPSPPHPAYSAGAANNCHINYALYPTRASNNLTDPWLEISQLKTQTFDSPRRL
- the LOC133886643 gene encoding mitogen-activated protein kinase kinase kinase 3-like isoform X1 translates to MPTWWKGKGRSKSKGAAAVDAGSIPAAAVGEEKEKGKMKATSFDEALLGKGARGKQQQQAAAVVGHPLPRPASVPGPLPSASASASASASASSGGSSSLGSSAASDEPPDLGIYRLSDASSMLPVRTIAIDSRKQSHVLAEGRIFTNNQPLEHPRLSETSVSPRKDFHLNNLDLANNGTTYCHGRKSTEIVFSTPMPSSPPSSRGHHYSTSPVGSRTFGQCPGSTTAWQDDSRSASSPQPLPLPPGSPCSSSRSLQWKKGKLLGSGTFGQVYLGFNSEGGQMCAIKEVKVISDDSNSKECLRQLNQEIVLLSQLSHRNIVQYYGSDLSNETLSVYLEYVSGGSIHKLLQEYGPFGEAVLRNYTAQILSGLAYLHGRNTVHRDIKGANILVDPNGDIKLADFGMAKHISAYTSIKSFKGSPYWMAPEVIMNSNGYSLSVDIWSLGCTILEMATAKPPWNQYEGVAAIFKIGNSKDIPDIPDHLSSEAKSFLKLCLQRDPVARPTAAQLMDHPFVKDHATARSSRSGMTRDMFPTSTDGKNSTVQTNIAVPSYRSLSPLRDPDIGIRNLPGPTSSIPSTSNRRISAINTSNVRMNMSLPVSPCSSPLRQYKQSNRSCLPSPPHPAYSAGAANNCHINYALYPTRASNNLTDPWLEISQLKTQTFDSPRRL